A window of the Eschrichtius robustus isolate mEscRob2 chromosome 5, mEscRob2.pri, whole genome shotgun sequence genome harbors these coding sequences:
- the ERICH2 gene encoding glutamate-rich protein 2, giving the protein MSKNVVIMEQEKNNECSPEDTDDKLSESTHDDGEDDTSDEDNEEDSNPNKDTHAPLELMTEFLRAEMGQDYRLAKKLCQMILIYEPENPEAKEFFSLIEEMLLMEKAQNLEEDDEESEEDSSGEGEGESSEDPSEESSDECEDG; this is encoded by the exons ATGAGCAAAAATGTAGTCATTATGGagcaggagaaaaataatgaatgttcCCCTGAGGATACTGATGATAAGTTGTCTGAATCAACACAtgatgatggtgaggatgatACCAGTGATGAAGATAATGAGGAAGACAGTAACCCTAATAAGGATACTCATGCCCCATTAGAGTTAATGACAGAA TTCCTGAGAGCAGAAATGGGCCAAGACTACCGTTTGGCAAAAAAATTATGTCAGATGA TCCTAATCTATGAACCAGAAAATCCGGAGGCCAAGGAGTTTTTCTCACTTATTGAAGAAATGCTGCTGATGG AGAAAGCTCAAAATCTGGAGGAAGATGATGAAGAGAGTGAAGAAGACAGTAGCGGTGAGGGTGAAGGGGAGAGCAGTGAGGATCCAAGTGAAGAAAGCTCTGATGAATGTGAAGATGGGTGA